GCCCAGTTCATCGGCCTCTTCCCCGGGGCCTTCGTCATCGGGGCCGCCTGGATCCTCCTCGTCCCCAACGCCGAGGCGCTCGGCACCGACAAGTTCCCGGCCCCCGCGGCGCAGGTCTGGCGCGGAGTCGCGGAGCTTCTCTCGAAGGGGATCAGCTCCCTCCATCCCACGGCGCGCGTCGGCGCTCTCATCGGAGGGATCCTCGGTCTCGCCATCCCCCTCGCCGAGCGCGGTTTTCCGCGATACCGGAAGTACATTCCTTCGGCCATGGGCCTCGGGCTCGCCTTCGTGATCCAGGGATTCAACGCCATCTCCATGTTCGTGGGGGCCCTGATCGTCCTCATGCTGGGGCACTGGTACCGCAGGGTCTCGGAGGACTACACGATTCCCGTCGCTTCGGGGATCATCGCGGGCGAAAGCATCATGGCCGTCATCACGAGCGTCCTGGGCGCCCTGGGAGTGCCGCAGAAGTAGCCGAGCCTTGTTTCGCGCCGTGGGCCGACGGGTTCCCGAAGCCCCGCGCCGCGAACGCGAACCCAGCGGGGCGGGGGGAACCCGTGGGCCCCGGACACTCGACCGGCGCCGGGGATTCGCTTGCCGGGACGAACCCCCCTGCAGTACCCTTTTACGGTCCCCTGGAAGCTAAGGAATGATCGCGACGCACCCGCCCATCTTGCGGATCCTCCGGATCCACTATCTCATCCAGGGCCGCAGCTACCCGAATGTTCCGGGTCTCGCGCGGCTCCTGGAGGCGTCACGCCGCACCATCCAGAGGGACATCGACTTCCTGCGCGACCAGCTCGGCGCGCCGCTCGCCTTCAATCCGATCGAGAACGGCTACGAGTACACCCAGGATGGGTTCACCCTGCCGGAGATCAAGATGACCGAGGGGGAGATTCTCGCCCTCATGGTCGCGGACAGGGCCCTTGGCGCCTATCGGGGGACCGAGTCGGAGGAGATGCTCCGCCGGCTGATCGAAAAGGCGGTCCTCGCCCTGGGCGAGAGCCGCACGGTCTCCCCGGAGAAGATCGCCGAGACCTATTCCTTCATGCACTCGGCCCCTCCCGCCCGCGTGAACGCCCCCGTGTTCGCGGTCATCGAGAAGGCGATCCGCAACCGCGAGACGATCGAGATCACCTACCACACGCAGAGCCGCGCGACCACCTCCCGCCGCAACGTCGATCCGTACCACCTGGCGAACGTGGACGGGGACTGGTATCTGCTCGCCTTCTGCCACCGCAGACAGCAGATCCGGACCTTCAAGCCCGCCCGCATCCGCAAGGCGCGTCCGACGGGCGTCACTTTCGTTCCGCGGGCGTGCGACCCCGAGGAGTTCCTGAGGACCAAGCTGCGGGCGATGGGCGGGGACAGGATCTTCGAGGCGGTCGTGCGGTTCGACGCGAGCCTCGCCGGCCACATCCTGGAGAGGGATTGGTCGAACGGCTACAAGGTGCAGACCCTGATGAACGGCGGGGTCGAGCTCTCCTTCCGCAGCGAGAACGCCGACGCGCTCATTCGCTGGTGCCTGAGCTGGGGCACCGGGGCGGAGGTGATCTCCCCGTCCTGGGCCCGCAGGCGGGCGCGGCAGATCCTGAGGCAGCTCAGCCGGCGCTACGAGGGACGCGTGCGCCCGGCCCGGACCGCCGAGAGGCGGCACCGCCCTCCGTCCCGCCCTCCGTCCGAGTAGCCGGCCCTTCGCGCCCCGCGCGGCGCGATCTCGGCCAGGCTCGAGGTGGGGCCGACCGTTTCTCCCGACTCATACCAGGCGATCAAGTCAAAGCCCGATTGGAGGTAGTCCGATGATCAACGCGACGCAGCTCAAGGTCGGCAACATCGTGATGTACAACGCCGAGCCGCACCGGATCACGAAGCTCATCCACATCACGCCGGGGAACTGGCGTGGGATGGTCCAGACCCAGATGGTCAACTTGCGAAACGGCAACCGATACGAGTACCGCTACCGCTCGGACGAGAAGGTCGAGGTCCTCACCCTCGAGACTCACCCGCTCAAATACATGTACCGCCAGGGGGACGACTTCCACTTCATGAACACCGAAACCTACGACATCATGACCCTGACCGCGGACGTCCTGGGAGACGCCGTCCAGTACATGATCGAGGAGCTGGAGGTCACCGCCCACTACTACGGAGGCGCCCCGGTGTCGATCGAAGTCCCGAACTTCGTCGTCCTGAAGATCGCCGAAACGGAGCCCACCCTGAAGGGAGCGACAGTCACTTCCTCTCCCAAGCGGGCGGTGACGGACACGGGACTGGAGATCAGGGTCCCCCAATTCATCGATGTCGGCGATTCGGTCCGAATCGACACCCGCGACGGGAGTTTCGTGGAAAGAGCTTAAGCCCCTGACCGATCGGGCCGATCGAGACAAGGCACGGGCGCGGGCGGCCCGGGCGGGGCGATCTCTCCGCGGGGATGCAACCGGTTGGATACGCGGGAGTTAGACCCGGCGGCCGCCTCCAGGTCCTTGAGAATTGGGGCTTTACAACCGCCGTCCCGCCCGCTATACTATGTATCGACTTCGAACGCCCCTAAAACGCGTTAGGGGGCGTCCGATGTTCTGCTAGCAGAAACGCAACGACTGTGTCTTTGGAGGTACCTATGCGTCTTGCTTCTGTCTTGTTCTCACTGCTGCTGTTCGGCCTCCTGGCCGGTGTGGCGCTTGCCGATCCCAACGCTCCCGCGGAGGAGAAGGAGTGGCAGCTCTACGTCGACCCGACTCGGGCGATCATCCCCGAGGTCGAGCCGAACAACACCTGTCCCGGCCAGACCGTGGCCTGCGGCGACGTTGTCGACCCGGCGACGATCGCGACCAGCACGGATGTCGACTGGTACACCGTTTACAACGTCATCGGTGGTACGATCCTGACGTTCGCCACCGACAACGGCTCCAACTGCGGTGCCCCCTACCTCACGGACAGCTACATCGAGCTCTATTACAACTGCGGCACGACCCGGGTTGCCTATGACGACGACAGCGGCCCCGGGTACTACTCGTTGCTCACCTACACCGTTCCCGCCGGCTCTCCCGGCAACTACAGCCTGAAGGTGCGCGGCTACAGCGCGAGCTACACCGGCTGCTACAAGCTGTCGATCACCTGCGCCGGTCCGCCCCCCAACGATAGGTGCGACGGTGCGTTTCCTTGGCAGCGCTGCTCCAGCGGCACAGTCAACGGAACGA
This sequence is a window from Candidatus Eisenbacteria bacterium. Protein-coding genes within it:
- the efp gene encoding elongation factor P — encoded protein: MINATQLKVGNIVMYNAEPHRITKLIHITPGNWRGMVQTQMVNLRNGNRYEYRYRSDEKVEVLTLETHPLKYMYRQGDDFHFMNTETYDIMTLTADVLGDAVQYMIEELEVTAHYYGGAPVSIEVPNFVVLKIAETEPTLKGATVTSSPKRAVTDTGLEIRVPQFIDVGDSVRIDTRDGSFVERA
- a CDS encoding YafY family transcriptional regulator — its product is MIATHPPILRILRIHYLIQGRSYPNVPGLARLLEASRRTIQRDIDFLRDQLGAPLAFNPIENGYEYTQDGFTLPEIKMTEGEILALMVADRALGAYRGTESEEMLRRLIEKAVLALGESRTVSPEKIAETYSFMHSAPPARVNAPVFAVIEKAIRNRETIEITYHTQSRATTSRRNVDPYHLANVDGDWYLLAFCHRRQQIRTFKPARIRKARPTGVTFVPRACDPEEFLRTKLRAMGGDRIFEAVVRFDASLAGHILERDWSNGYKVQTLMNGGVELSFRSENADALIRWCLSWGTGAEVISPSWARRRARQILRQLSRRYEGRVRPARTAERRHRPPSRPPSE